The following proteins are co-located in the Manihot esculenta cultivar AM560-2 chromosome 7, M.esculenta_v8, whole genome shotgun sequence genome:
- the LOC110618885 gene encoding secoisolariciresinol dehydrogenase produces the protein MSKACSAAISIAKRLEGKVGLITGGASGIGAATARLFLKHGAKVIVADVQDDLGHSLCQELGSEEIITYAHCDVTRDSQVQNAVDLAVSKYGKLDIMYSNAGLPANMDGILSSDNEEFKRVLDVNVFGGFLAAKHAARVMIPAKKGSIIFTASNLSVTCFQCAHAYIASKHAVVGLAKNLCVELGQYGIRVNCVSPYAVVTPLLKSGLGLMGMENEKIQEAVSAAGNLKQAVLKAEDIAEAALYLGSDESKYVSGLNLVVDGGYNLTNPSIEMAIKRLHSS, from the exons ATGAGCAAAGCATGTTCTGCTGCAATCTCAATTGCCAAGAG GCTTGAAGGGAAGGTGGGTCTGATAACTGGTGGAGCTAGCGGAATTGGTGCGGCCACTGCGAGGCTGTTTCTCAAACATGGAGCCAAGGTCATTGTTGCAGATGTTCAAGATGATCTTGGTCACTCTCTTTGCCAAGAACTGGGCTCAGAAGAAATTATCACTTATGCCCATTGCGATGTAACTCGTGATTCTCAAGTCCAAAACGCTGTAGATTTAGCCGTCTCCAAGTATGGAAAACTTGATATTATGTATAGTAATGCTGGACTTCCAGCCAATATGGATGGAATCCTAAGCTCAGACAACGAAGAATTCAAAAGGGTGCTCGATGTCAATGTGTTTGGTGGTTTCTTGGCAGCCAAACACGCTGCTAGAGTCATGATTCCTGCCAAGAAAGGCTCTATTATCTTCACTGCAAGTAATCTTTCAGTGACTTGCTTTCAGTGTGCGCATGCATACATTGCTTCAAAGCATGCTGTGGTTGGTTTGGCTAAGAATCTTTGTGTGGAATTGGGCCAATATGGGATCAGAGTTAACTGTGTCTCGCCATATGCAGTTGTAACCCCATTGCTAAAGAGTGGTTTAGGGTTAATGGGGATGGAGAATGAGAAGATTCAGGAAGCGGTTTCGGCTGCCGGGAACTTGAAGCAGGCTGTGTTGAAAGCAGAAGATATAGCAGAAGCTGCTTTGTATTTGGGAAGTGATGAGTCTAAGTATGTGAGTGGACTGAATCTGGTGGTTGATGGAGGCTATAATCTCACCAATCCCTCCATTGAAATGGCAATCAAAAGATTACATTCTTCTTAG